A stretch of the bacterium genome encodes the following:
- a CDS encoding class I SAM-dependent methyltransferase, with translation MITEKIICICGCSEYSEILKGYYNRRGISDYPFTLLRCKSCRLVRTFPIPEVNYESISRDTQAHLEDEKTWREISKGEIRRVKQYVKVGKLLDIGCNIGLMVKETEKRGFDAIGIDIDEKAVEIARRESCNVNIGVPESMNFLNNEFDVVLMNHVLEHILDVNCTLREVYRVLKPGGLLFLNVPNYAGLIARMMKERWLSLCPDEHVWQFEPNTLLPLLAYRFEIVNIRTSCLEPPSSPNLFRGWIKKLIIYFQLLINKCDELRIIAKKPHHGQKR, from the coding sequence ATGATTACTGAAAAGATTATATGTATCTGTGGATGTAGTGAATACAGTGAAATCCTTAAAGGATACTATAATAGACGTGGCATTTCTGACTATCCGTTTACACTATTGAGGTGTAAAAGTTGCAGGTTAGTACGCACTTTCCCTATCCCTGAGGTAAACTATGAATCTATCTCACGAGATACGCAAGCCCATTTAGAAGATGAGAAAACTTGGAGAGAGATTTCGAAGGGTGAAATTCGTCGAGTGAAACAATATGTGAAAGTAGGTAAATTATTGGATATAGGGTGTAATATCGGATTAATGGTTAAGGAGACAGAAAAAAGAGGTTTTGACGCTATTGGTATAGATATAGATGAGAAGGCTGTTGAAATAGCAAGACGAGAAAGCTGTAATGTAAATATTGGTGTGCCAGAAAGCATGAACTTTCTTAATAATGAATTTGATGTTGTTTTGATGAATCATGTGTTAGAACATATTCTCGATGTCAATTGCACACTTAGAGAGGTGTATAGAGTTCTAAAACCCGGTGGCTTACTTTTTCTAAATGTCCCAAATTATGCAGGCTTAATAGCAAGAATGATGAAAGAAAGATGGTTAAGCCTCTGTCCTGATGAGCATGTCTGGCAGTTTGAGCCTAATACATTATTACCACTTCTCGCTTACAGATTTGAGATTGTAAATATCCGGACCAGTTGCCTTGAACCACCTTCATCTCCCAATTTATTCAGGGGCTGGATTAAGAAGTTGATAATTTACTTCCAACTTCTTATAAATAAATGCGATGAGTTAAGAATAATTGCAAAAAAGCCACACCATGGCCAAAAAAGATGA
- a CDS encoding glycosyltransferase family 1 protein → MRIGIDARVLQTPLLYRGIGVYTYNIIKNLLHLYPDEDFVFYIFKGKPYPGIIKDYEKVGLKRYSRYNWFWQQFIEFKTNVDVFHFTLGLGPSLELVVPIFQPCRTVATVYDLIPLHLTDSWSLYLSHSKEFKLQRYSIRKVKQIITISYWSKSDIINKLRISPDKIKVIYPGVDREIFKPQPFNHSIIREKYKIDSKFILTVGEFTNKNLKTSLCAYIKIREKGLKFVIVGSEANCSSDVKQLLKNSTLKGEVIFTGVISDTDLANLYRAALLFLFPSLVEGFGLPPLEAMSCGCPVIASNSTGIPEVVDRACILVNPEDEESIIKAMTSLIYDNKLRENFIKMGLDRGSQFSWKRAAEATFRTYMEVYNS, encoded by the coding sequence ATGCGTATTGGGATAGATGCACGTGTTTTACAAACTCCACTCTTGTATAGAGGAATAGGTGTCTATACTTACAATATAATTAAGAATTTGCTTCACTTATATCCTGACGAAGATTTTGTTTTCTATATTTTTAAAGGTAAACCATATCCAGGTATTATTAAAGATTATGAAAAGGTAGGTCTTAAGAGATACTCTCGTTACAACTGGTTCTGGCAGCAATTTATAGAGTTCAAAACCAATGTGGACGTCTTTCATTTTACTCTCGGTCTTGGACCAAGTTTAGAACTTGTAGTTCCTATCTTTCAACCATGTAGGACTGTGGCAACTGTATACGATTTGATTCCACTTCATCTCACTGATTCTTGGTCGCTTTACTTATCGCATTCAAAAGAATTCAAGTTACAACGCTATTCTATAAGGAAAGTCAAGCAGATAATTACAATATCTTATTGGTCGAAGTCTGATATTATTAACAAATTAAGAATTTCACCAGATAAAATCAAAGTGATTTATCCCGGGGTTGACCGTGAGATATTCAAGCCTCAACCTTTTAATCATTCTATAATTCGTGAGAAATATAAAATTGACAGCAAATTTATTCTAACAGTAGGCGAATTTACTAATAAGAATTTGAAAACATCTCTCTGTGCATACATAAAAATAAGAGAAAAGGGGTTAAAATTTGTAATCGTTGGCAGTGAAGCGAATTGCTCAAGCGATGTAAAACAACTATTGAAAAATTCAACTCTAAAAGGTGAGGTTATATTCACAGGTGTAATATCTGATACTGACCTTGCCAATCTTTATAGGGCTGCTTTATTGTTTCTATTTCCTTCGTTGGTGGAAGGTTTTGGGTTACCTCCACTTGAAGCTATGAGTTGCGGTTGTCCTGTAATCGCTTCCAATAGCACAGGTATCCCTGAGGTAGTGGATAGGGCTTGTATTCTTGTGAATCCAGAGGATGAGGAATCTATAATAAAAGCGATGACCAGTCTTATTTATGACAATAAACTAAGAGAAAATTTTATAAAAATGGGGCTTGATAGGGGATCTCAATTCTCATGGAAGCGTGCAGCTGAGGCAACATTTAGGACATATATGGAAGTTTACAATAGTTAG
- a CDS encoding glycosyltransferase family 2 protein: MSSISVVVATYNEEENIEDCLKSVKWADEIIVIDDCSTDKTADIAKRYTDKVIVRKHEGPEDAWEENKNYGFSIATGDWILILDADERVPPELASEIKSITASNPEYNGYWVRKNEFYFGIQLKHIAGDTVGLRLFKKGKGKFTCKRVHEQLLVEGKVGILNNPMLHFAHHDISSFISSTNKYTTYEAGYLFNAGVKTNCLKMVVTSLRYFYFLFFKKRGFLDGQGGFIAAVLKSFYQFVKHAKLWELYKDAKNMNHR, encoded by the coding sequence ATGAGTAGTATTTCTGTTGTAGTTGCTACATATAATGAAGAAGAAAATATTGAAGATTGTTTAAAGAGTGTAAAGTGGGCTGATGAAATTATTGTAATAGATGACTGCAGTACAGATAAGACTGCAGACATTGCTAAAAGATACACAGATAAGGTTATTGTAAGGAAACATGAAGGACCTGAAGATGCATGGGAGGAGAATAAAAACTATGGCTTTAGTATTGCTACTGGGGACTGGATATTGATTCTTGATGCAGATGAGAGAGTGCCTCCCGAGCTTGCGTCCGAAATAAAGAGTATAACTGCATCAAATCCTGAATATAATGGATATTGGGTAAGGAAAAATGAATTTTATTTTGGTATACAATTAAAACATATAGCAGGAGATACTGTTGGGCTACGTCTTTTTAAGAAAGGCAAAGGTAAATTTACTTGTAAGCGTGTACACGAACAATTATTAGTTGAAGGTAAAGTTGGCATTTTAAATAATCCAATGCTTCACTTTGCACATCACGACATTTCCAGCTTTATTTCTTCTACTAATAAATACACTACATATGAAGCTGGATATTTATTTAACGCCGGAGTAAAAACTAACTGTCTTAAGATGGTAGTGACGTCGCTACGGTATTTTTACTTCCTCTTCTTTAAGAAACGCGGCTTCTTAGATGGACAGGGTGGCTTTATAGCGGCTGTCTTGAAATCATTCTATCAGTTTGTAAAACACGCAAAATTGTGGGAGCTGTATAAAGATGCTAAAAATATGAACCACAGATGA
- a CDS encoding GxxExxY protein, protein MFIRGCQDKMNSHLLYEDITGDILDSAFEVHNELGCGLLEKVYENSLAWDLELKGKKIERQKGFRVFYKKKEVGTYMADLVADEKVIVEVKSVDRITNVHQAQLLNYLRISKCRVGLILNFSKPKLEYKRLVV, encoded by the coding sequence GTGTTTATCCGTGGTTGCCAAGATAAAATGAACAGCCATCTCCTTTACGAAGATATTACAGGTGATATTCTTGATTCTGCCTTTGAAGTACATAATGAATTGGGCTGTGGATTACTTGAGAAGGTTTACGAGAACTCACTTGCTTGGGATTTAGAGTTAAAAGGGAAGAAAATTGAGAGACAAAAAGGATTTAGAGTTTTCTATAAGAAGAAAGAAGTCGGTACATACATGGCCGATCTTGTAGCGGATGAAAAAGTGATAGTTGAGGTTAAATCTGTGGATAGGATTACAAATGTCCACCAAGCACAATTATTGAACTATCTGCGAATTTCTAAATGTAGAGTTGGATTGATACTAAATTTCTCTAAGCCTAAGTTGGAGTATAAAAGATTAGTTGTTTAA
- a CDS encoding glycosyltransferase has protein sequence MVSKEIQVKSVVMGADIKISVVVPTFNMKDSLKLLIESLENQTYPRDNFEIIVCDDGSTDGTAELMIELCNKYHNLRYLKQEHRGVSAVRNLGIKHSKSNIIAFTDADCVADPNWLDEISKFSNSADFIGVYGPVKSPISRYEPFIHIINTGEGTIAGCNLALTKTVLDRVGYFDPILIFPWADDWDIRFRVESVCGKIVYNHRMKIYHSVRYNSFPKIVKGASFFRYFAYLNRKHPGLLATVAYTDRILFRALVKTYHIVVFYLLPIPFNFLIRLLIGIGIFWIFDFCRLQRIRLRLKKYNIKVRAIDQICHVIFNWALDYLIGFHILIGFVQFNLTRRTRG, from the coding sequence GTGGTTTCAAAAGAGATTCAGGTAAAATCTGTAGTTATGGGGGCTGATATTAAGATAAGTGTAGTTGTTCCTACATTTAATATGAAAGATAGCTTAAAACTACTCATTGAGTCATTGGAAAACCAAACATATCCAAGAGATAACTTTGAGATAATTGTGTGTGATGATGGCTCTACTGATGGGACAGCTGAATTAATGATTGAATTATGTAATAAATATCATAACCTGAGGTATTTAAAGCAGGAACATAGGGGCGTTTCCGCAGTGAGGAACCTTGGAATTAAGCATTCCAAATCCAACATTATTGCCTTTACTGACGCTGATTGTGTAGCTGACCCAAACTGGCTTGATGAGATATCAAAATTTAGCAATTCAGCCGACTTTATTGGTGTGTATGGGCCTGTAAAAAGTCCAATATCAAGGTATGAGCCATTTATTCACATAATAAATACAGGAGAAGGTACAATAGCTGGTTGTAATTTAGCACTCACTAAAACAGTGCTTGATAGAGTTGGCTATTTTGACCCTATTCTTATATTTCCATGGGCTGATGATTGGGATATAAGGTTTCGAGTAGAATCAGTGTGTGGCAAAATAGTATATAATCACAGAATGAAAATATATCACTCTGTAAGATATAACTCTTTTCCAAAGATTGTTAAGGGCGCTTCTTTTTTCCGCTACTTTGCATATTTAAATAGAAAACATCCCGGATTACTTGCTACCGTTGCGTATACTGACCGTATCTTATTCCGTGCACTTGTAAAAACTTATCACATAGTAGTTTTTTACTTACTCCCAATCCCATTTAATTTCCTCATAAGACTCCTGATTGGAATAGGCATATTCTGGATATTTGACTTCTGTCGTTTACAGAGAATAAGATTGAGGCTTAAAAAATATAATATAAAAGTAAGAGCAATTGACCAAATATGCCATGTAATTTTTAACTGGGCGCTGGACTACCTAATAGGATTTCATATTCTTATTGGCTTTGTCCAATTCAATCTAACAAGACGGACGCGAGGGTAA
- a CDS encoding carbamoyltransferase C-terminal domain-containing protein: MRILGIHFGHDATASLIDNGHILAVVAEERITRKKHQSGFPIFAINEVLRLSGLSSTDIDAIAIAGLNPVTASLKAALLSLYKKEFLKSFILLKSALGFATIRRKFISHRLFMKPIYFIEHHICHASSAYRTSGIDKALILTVDGFGDSISSTVNIGENGNICRIAHTGENDSIGLFYQAVTESLGFIPLEGENKTMGLAAYGDPNPLYSFMSSIIDYDKLSFRSKIKWTFRSNTDIEWPSINEKYIFVDKLATNRREDLASACQKRLEDVVVEFVKNAIKKTGIKNICAAGGVFLNVKVNKRIMEETGVDDFYIFPDAGDGGTALGAALELHHRLSGKTFTGRLSHVYYGTEYTENEIEDELKFANVNYTKVEDIAKTVAIELINDKVVGWFQGKMEMGPRALGNRSVLSDPRNCEVKNRINLYLKKREWFVPFAPSILAEYVDEFFINYREAPFMVMAFDVKEDKKKLIPAVVHVDGTTRPQVVRKEVNQLYWKLITEFYKLTGIPMVLNTSFNKHGLPIVRSPRDAIEHFKAGCVDILAIGNYIVSK, from the coding sequence ATGAGAATCCTTGGAATTCATTTCGGGCATGATGCAACAGCATCTCTAATTGACAATGGACACATCTTAGCAGTAGTTGCTGAAGAGCGCATTACAAGGAAGAAACACCAGTCAGGCTTTCCTATATTCGCTATTAATGAAGTATTACGATTAAGTGGTTTGTCTTCTACTGATATAGATGCTATTGCTATAGCAGGCTTAAATCCTGTAACAGCTTCATTGAAGGCTGCTCTATTAAGCCTTTATAAAAAGGAATTTTTAAAATCTTTTATTCTTCTAAAAAGTGCATTAGGATTTGCAACAATAAGAAGAAAATTTATCTCTCATAGGTTGTTTATGAAGCCAATTTATTTTATTGAGCATCATATTTGCCATGCCTCTTCAGCTTACAGAACTTCTGGTATAGATAAAGCACTCATCTTAACAGTGGATGGCTTTGGAGACAGTATATCCTCTACAGTAAATATTGGTGAAAATGGTAACATATGTAGAATAGCTCATACTGGTGAAAATGATAGTATCGGTTTATTCTATCAAGCTGTGACTGAGTCTTTAGGTTTTATTCCTTTAGAAGGAGAGAATAAAACTATGGGATTAGCTGCTTATGGAGACCCTAATCCCCTATATAGTTTTATGTCTTCAATAATAGATTATGATAAATTATCCTTTAGGTCCAAAATAAAGTGGACTTTCAGGTCAAACACTGATATAGAATGGCCTTCTATTAATGAAAAGTATATATTTGTTGATAAACTTGCTACCAATAGGAGAGAGGATCTTGCATCAGCTTGTCAAAAAAGGCTTGAAGATGTAGTAGTAGAGTTTGTTAAAAATGCTATTAAGAAGACAGGAATTAAAAACATCTGTGCTGCTGGTGGTGTATTTTTGAATGTAAAGGTAAACAAAAGGATTATGGAAGAGACTGGGGTTGATGATTTTTATATCTTTCCTGACGCTGGTGATGGTGGCACTGCATTAGGGGCAGCACTGGAATTGCACCATCGGCTTTCCGGCAAAACCTTCACAGGTAGACTTAGCCATGTTTACTATGGAACAGAATACACAGAGAACGAAATAGAAGATGAGCTAAAGTTCGCAAATGTAAATTATACCAAAGTAGAGGATATTGCAAAAACCGTTGCAATAGAACTTATAAATGATAAGGTAGTGGGGTGGTTTCAAGGAAAAATGGAGATGGGGCCACGAGCACTCGGAAACAGGTCTGTCTTATCAGACCCAAGGAATTGCGAGGTTAAAAATAGAATTAATCTATATTTGAAGAAACGCGAATGGTTTGTCCCATTTGCTCCATCTATATTAGCAGAATATGTAGATGAATTCTTTATTAATTATAGAGAAGCTCCATTTATGGTAATGGCTTTTGATGTGAAAGAAGACAAGAAAAAATTAATTCCTGCAGTAGTTCATGTGGATGGGACTACAAGACCACAAGTAGTTAGAAAAGAAGTTAATCAATTGTATTGGAAATTAATAACCGAATTTTACAAACTTACAGGTATTCCTATGGTGTTGAACACCTCTTTTAACAAACATGGTCTACCAATAGTCAGATCACCAAGAGATGCTATTGAGCATTTTAAAGCAGGCTGCGTAGACATATTAGCTATTGGTAATTACATTGTTAGTAAGTAG
- a CDS encoding glycosyltransferase family 4 protein, which yields MQKVNCTCKREIRKVCIISPVFRPMVGGVEDYSYFYTKTLSKYFDTYIITSKCISRGKNIYPLFDKFTVTEYVKLIRLIQNIAPDIVHIQYTAYMYKWWRFNFLLFLLGCKFLTTAQIVITLHELYDPLFFSSTNFFISIIQRLKMPFIIAIADKVIVTANSRYRAISKLFSYKRRRIFQVFIGSNIPLAKSTLPISVKDTIRSKYGISQNEAILSIFGTVNWDKDYETLFKAIKNVNYPLKLLIIGKISNDSRYYNLKLLAKKLDIEKNIVWTNFVNCNEVSLLLNLSTIYVIPLKTGLSGRHTTFPVALEHSLPVITTKGKDTPPFLIDHKNVLFTNIGDSDALRDTIEELIKDENIRNEIGMAGRNLFEKYYSWDRIVEEMVKVYTAN from the coding sequence ATGCAAAAAGTTAATTGTACTTGTAAGAGAGAAATAAGAAAGGTTTGCATAATTTCACCAGTATTTCGTCCTATGGTTGGTGGTGTAGAGGACTATTCTTACTTTTATACTAAAACTCTCTCAAAATACTTTGACACTTATATAATTACATCAAAGTGTATTTCTCGTGGTAAAAATATATACCCTTTATTTGATAAATTTACCGTAACAGAATATGTAAAACTTATAAGACTAATCCAAAATATAGCTCCAGATATTGTGCATATTCAATACACTGCATATATGTACAAATGGTGGCGATTCAATTTTTTACTCTTCTTATTAGGGTGCAAGTTTTTAACAACTGCTCAAATTGTAATCACTCTCCATGAGCTTTACGACCCTTTATTCTTTTCGTCTACGAACTTCTTTATAAGCATTATTCAGCGATTAAAGATGCCTTTCATAATAGCTATTGCAGATAAAGTAATTGTTACAGCAAACTCAAGATATAGAGCAATAAGTAAACTGTTTTCTTATAAAAGACGACGCATATTTCAAGTATTTATTGGGTCAAATATACCACTTGCGAAATCTACCCTTCCAATTTCTGTAAAAGATACAATCCGAAGTAAGTATGGGATAAGTCAAAATGAAGCTATACTCTCAATTTTTGGCACAGTCAACTGGGATAAAGATTACGAAACTTTATTTAAAGCAATTAAGAATGTAAATTATCCGCTAAAGCTTCTTATTATTGGTAAAATTTCTAATGACAGTAGATACTATAACCTTAAATTATTAGCTAAAAAATTGGATATAGAGAAAAACATAGTATGGACCAATTTTGTAAATTGTAATGAAGTCTCATTATTGTTAAACTTAAGCACTATTTATGTAATTCCGTTAAAAACTGGTCTCTCTGGCAGGCATACTACTTTTCCTGTAGCATTAGAGCATAGCTTACCAGTGATAACTACAAAAGGTAAGGATACACCACCATTTTTAATAGACCACAAGAATGTGCTATTCACCAATATTGGTGATAGTGATGCATTAAGAGATACAATAGAAGAGCTTATAAAAGATGAGAATATAAGAAATGAAATTGGTATGGCGGGCAGAAATCTATTTGAAAAATACTATTCTTGGGATAGAATAGTGGAAGAGATGGTAAAAGTTTATACAGCAAATTAA